From the genome of Croceibacterium atlanticum:
ATGCAGGGCCGCGCCTCTGGCGCGATCCGCAGCTTCTGCATGTATGGTGAGACAACTGGCGAGGTCGATGAGTTTGGCCTCCCCGTCAGGTGGGACTGGGCATCCGAATACAAGGGTCGCGCCAAGGTCGTTTACGGTCACACACCTGTGCTCGAAGCGAACTGGGTCAACGGCACGATTTGTATCGACACCGGCTGCGTGTTCGGCGGCAAGCTTACTGCCCTTCGCTACCCCGAACTCGAATTGGTGTCAGTCGATGCCGAGCGGACTTACTACGAGCCGATCCGGCCCCTTGATGCTCCCGCCGCCGATACGGGGAGCACGCCGGCGCATCAGCTCAACATTGCCGACGTGCTTGGCAAGCAGGTCATCGAAACTGGCCTTTATGGTCATGTGACGGTGCGCGAAGATAACGCAGCTGCAGCGCTAGAGGTAATGACTCGGCACGCAGTCGATCCGCACTGGCTGATCCATCTGCCGCCGACCATGTCGCCAGCGGAAACGAGCGCGCTGGACGGATGGCTAGAGCGGCCGGAAGAGGCCTTCGCCTACTACGGCTCGAAGGGCGCACGAAAGCTTGTGCTCGAAGAAAAGCACATGGGCTCGCGCGCGCTAATCGTGCTGTCGAAAACCCAAGAAACCGCGGCCAAGCGTTTTGGCATTCACGATGGTTCGCGAGGAACCATCGTGACCCGAACCGGTCGGCGCTTCTTCAACGATGCCGAATTAGAGGCGTCGGTTCTGCACCGCGTGGACCAGGCGATGGAGAGTTCAGGCCTGTGGACTGAGCTCGATACCGATTGGGTCCTGTGGGACTGTGAAATCATGCCTTGGAGCATGAAGGCCGGTGCGCTTGTGCGCGGCCAATACGCGTCAGTCGGTGCAGCCGCCAACTCAGGTCTATCTGCCCTCGATGCTGCGTTGCAGGCTGCCATCGCGCGTGGCGTGGACATCAAAGACTTGGGAGCGAGAGTTTTCCAGCGCCTCGAAGACGCGGCGAATTATCGCGAAGCTTATAACCGGTATGTCCACCCATTCGGAGGCATTGCAGACCTGAAGATCGCACCGTTCCATCTCTTGGCATCGGAGGGTCAGGTACATTCCGATAAGGATCACCTCTGGCACATGGGGATGGCTCACAGGCTATGTGCTGCTGACGCAGACCTACTGCTTGCGACCGAATATCGAGCTCTCGATCTCGACGACGCTACTCAGATTCAAGAGGCAATCGAATGGTGGGAGGCCATGACCGCCAAGGGTGGCGAGGGCATGGTGGTCAAGCCGCTCGACTTCATCGCTCGCGGTCGGCGCGGCCTTCTGCAACCTGCCATCAAGTGTCGCGGGCGCGAGTATCTGCGGATCATCTATGGCCCGCACTACGACCGACCAGGCAACATCGAGCGGCTGAAAAAACGAGGACTTGGCCAAAAGCGGTCGATGGTATTGCGCGAATTCGCGTTGGGGATCGAGGCGCTGAAACGGTTCGTCGACCACGCTCCGCTCACACGCGTGCACCAATGCGTGTTCGGAGTGCTGGCGATGGAGAGCGAACCGGTTGATCCGCGGCTTTAAGTACGGACCCTGGCCCGCTGCCGGAGGCGCTCATAAAGCTGCACCTCCGCTTCGTGTGACAGTTCGACTGTCACAGCAAAACTCTGGCGACCGACGTCTCCAGCCCAACCACCCGCGCAGCGGACCACAAGGTAATAATTGTCGCCGTATTGCTGGATGTCTCTTGAGAAGGTTACAGAAGCAGTTTGAAGACTTGATTTCTCGCGGATTGTAGAACTCGGACTCAAATCGCAGTTGTAGCGGTTCTCAACTCGCGGAAACGGCCCTTCCTCTGCGGTTCGCTGGCGAAAATGCTCAAAGATCAAGTCAGGCTCACAGCCCCGGATGAGTCGGAATCCCATCGACACACCATTATAGTCGAGACGACTATGTCGAACCGGCGGATCATACGCTAAACTCACGCGGACCGTGCGGCGGCCGCGCTCCGTTTGAAATGCGTCCGGGATGGGTATCTGGTAAACAGCGAAATGATCGATCTCGAGCTCATCCTCAGCATAGAGAATGACCCGCGCATCGTCGGAGAACGCCGCCCTTTCGGCATCTACTAGCCCATGTCCGCAAAGGTCGAGGGCCGCTCGTCCTCCCAACGGCTCAAGACGCCTCAGCGCCTCTTCTGGAGGAATAGCACTGCTTGCCAGAAGTGCGCGAATAAGATTTGCAGATGCATCTGGAAAGCGAGCCAGTATTTGGCTCGCCTTGAAAGCGACGAGTGGAGCAGCGTACGACGTACCCGAATAGGTCGCAAACAAGCGATCTATTGGCCGATAATGAAGCGAGACAACACCGGCTTCGGGCCTTGCTTCACCGCCGCGCAACGCAATTGCTTGCCCGTCATAAATCAGCGTTCCGCCAATGTCTGCGAAATCGGGCTTGATCGATCCCCGCACACCCGGTCCGGCACGCGAGAACGGAGATGGCTCGTTCAGATCGGCGATGGGACGAATTCCGATATTCTCTTGAGCTTGTCGGCCCAGGCCATTGCTATGCGCAAGCGAACCGACGGTAACTATGTTCATTCCGCCCGCCGGTTCACAAAGGCGGTTGCTTGGTTCGACTAGATAGCGAGGGTATTCCGTAACCGCCTCTTCGATCCTGTTGCCACCTCGCGGTTGGTGATTTCCGGCGGACACGATGATGACCACGTCCAGCTCACGGACAAGTTCGTCGAGGGTTTGCGTCCAAGGGCCAACCTTGGATCCTTCGATGAGCTTTTTACGATCACCCAGCGCCACCACAAAAATACGGCAACCAAACTCATCGTGTAAGCGGGTGACAGCCTCGCGCATTAGACGCGGAGTGAGCCGACTATTCGGAAATCGCCCCCGATCATCCACTACCTTCGCCGAGCAGAGCCTTGCGTAGCGAACCAGCCTCTCCTGCCCAAGCTGAGCCCGCAAATCGCCAAAGGTGGCTATTCCTCCGACAAAGGTCCCATGGCAAAAATCATCGGCAGTACCGAGCGTATCCGGAATGGCGATGGATCCCGCGATAACGTCTTCAATTAAAGGGTGATCGTTGATCCCGCTATCAATGATGCCAATTAGTGGGAGATCGTCGGTCGCGTCCTCGGGGTCTGGCACATCCACCAACGGTCGCTCAATTAACTCACTCGTGGTGAGATCGGGCTCCGGCGGAAAGTCGAGTTCGGCGATCTCCTCGATGTTCAGCAGACTGCGGGCCACCGTTCCATCGGCACGCAATCGAAGCATCGTCAAATTGGGACCAATATGACGGTCCAACTCTTCTGCCCCGAGGGCCTCTGAGTACGCAGCGATGTCGTCGAGCTTGCGCTCACGCAAGGCTCGTGGTCCCAAATCCCAAAGTTCGATGTCGAGTATATACTCTACACCCGCCTGGAAATCGTTGACCTCAACCAAGCCTTCTTCGCGCGCGCGCATCCCAATGCGATCACGCGGCGCGACCTCGGCGATCGCATCAACATTTGCGATGAAAGCGGCATAAGCCGGGTTCTGCCGACCCGGCTGCGTTCCTTGCCCATAGCTGTCGAGCTTGTTCCGGAACTCATCAAGTTCATCACTATCGGCAAACAAAATGAGTGTGCGATCCTCGTCGCTCGAGAGGACCGTCAGCCCAACTTTCGCCCACTCATCCTCTTGGAGTGCCCCATGCATCTGGACACGCAAAATAAGTGATGGATCGACGGAATCAGGCCTGCGTCGCCGTCTTTGTGACGCTATTGCTTCGTCGAGCTCGTTGCTGAGCTGGCGGCTGTGCCCGCCCGGATTTCGTTGCGGTGGTGGCCCACCGCCACCGGTTTTGCGGCGAGGGAGGCGCTCCGGCAGCCTGACAAGCTCAAGGTGATCGTAGCGAGGCAATGACAGCTCATGCTTCGGCTATACGCGCTGTGCGTCTACGCCGCCGCCGCTCATCAACCAATGCATCGAGGAAGTCCTTTTCCGAAACCTGCTTTCGCTGATCGATGATCGATGCCTTGATCGCCTGAACACAGATCCTTTCCAATTCAGCGTAGGAGTATCCATCTAAGCCATCCAAATGGGCCTCGGGATCGAACTGCAATGGAACGTTCTTAAATTTCATTCGAAGGAATCGAGCGGCCATTCGTCGATCAGGACGGTCAAACCATATTACTTCGTCAAACCGCCGCCATATCGCGGAATCCAGCGATTGGTCGAAGTTGGTCGCAGCTACCAAAAAACCTTTCGGTTGAATCCGGTCAATGAATATCAGGAGGCTATTCACTACCCGGCGCAACTCGCTGTGCTCGCCATCTTCGCTCCGTGCACGGGCTAGCGCATCAAACTCATCGAAAAAGAGGACAGTGGGTTGCTTGCGAGCAAACTCGAAGATCTTGCGGATATTTGTCGCTGTTTCGCCAAGGTAAGACGAGATGAGCCGATCAATCTTAACGATATAGAGCGGCAAACCGAGCTCTGCCGCGAACACTTCAGCACACAATGTCTTGCCGCAGCCCGGCGGCCCGCAGAAAAGCAATTTGGAGCGCACAGGCAGGCCGCGCCGACGGATCTCGTCGCCGCGACGATATTCTCGCAGCAACGACAAGAAGATTCGCACATTCTCGGAGGACAGTACGATGTCCTGTTTGTTGTGCGACGGCTCGACCAGCTCGATGAAATCACCAGCTGACTCTGGGAATGGAATTAATGGCGCAAGGCCTCTCGGCTTTGATCGCGGCGAAGGACCGGTCTCCAAGGATTTGCGCAGCGAACGAGCGAGAACGCGGTTATTCTTCTTTTCCTCTTCGCCGATGATCTGCTCGGCCACAGCGCGGAACTCCTCGTCCCGGCCGTAACTTGCCAGCAGCTTTTTCATCAACTCGCCGCGCGCCATTCTCTTCCATTCAACCGAAGCTGCCCCAGACCACTATAGCGATTGCTGTCAAAATCGCCAGCAATGACGCGCAAGCGGATCGGCGAACCTTTCGGAGCTATCTTGCTCTGGCGAAAGGATTCCTCTGGCGAAGAATCGCAATCCGTATGCGCACTTCGTGCTTGTCCACATTTCGTCCACAAGGATCAATTCCAAAGCGACTGATTTCCCCCGCACATTCGTTCGACTGCGTCGCCAATCTGCTGCGCCGCATCCAGCAAATGGCCATCATCCAAATGCGCATACCGGGCCGTCGACTGGTGGTTCGCATGGCCAAGCAACCGACCGATCATGGGCAGCGTTTCCTTGTTCATGGCGGCATGGCTGGCGAAGGTGTGTCGCAGGTCATGGATGCGGACCTGACCAAGCCCGGCACGTTCGCGAATACCTTTCCATGCCCAAGCAACGTCCCGCATATGCCGCCGGTATCGGTAGTTCCAGAATAGCCAGGGGAGCTTCCGATGGCGCGGGATGCCACCAATGACCTCTCGCGCGGCGGAGCCGAGCCAGACGGTGCGCGGCCCAGTCTTGCTATCGCGAAGGTTCAGCCGATTTCCCTTCACGTCGCCCCAGTGCAGATTGAGTATCTCGCCCTTGCGACAACCAGTCAGCAGCAGCAGGGTGATTGCCGCGCCCTCACAGCGGGCGGTCAGGTCGTCGCTCTCACGCAACTTCGCAAGCTCGATCCCGATCCGCCCCAGCTCTTCAACCGTCAAGAACCGCTCGCACTGGCGTTTGCGGTTCGGTCGGATTGACCGGCACGGGTTGGTATTCTCCAGCCGATACCCCCACGCCTCAGCCTTGTTGAGCATGTGCTTGAGGATTTCGAGGGTCCGATTGGCAGCACCCGGACCGGTGCGGTTGTTGAGCTCGGCAAACCACTTGGTCACATGCTCTTCATTGACCTCGTCGATGAAGACGCCCCTGAAGGCGTCGTCGAGGTAGAGCCGCCGATAGCGTGTGTGTGAATCGAGCGTCGAGACTTTCCAGCGCGGCGACCAGCGGGTCCAATATTCCTTAAGGAAATCGTCGAACCTCGGCGCGGATCGAATGCGCTTTCGATCGGTGGCCGGATCGCGCCCCACCTGCGCGTAGGCAATAACGCGGCGCGCGACCATTTGCGCTTGATGGCGCGTGAGGACCGAAGCCGGGCCGATGGTGACAGTGCGCAGCCTGCCACCCATCCGGGTCTGCACGATGTAAACGTTTCGTCCGCTGGGATAGTGGCGGATGCCGAAGCCGTGCTCGATCCCGAGCCAGGTCGTCGTCCGTGCCTTGCCCTTGGGAACGAGCCTGAAGTTTACCGATGCTCCAACCTCGGCAAGTGCCTCTTCGACAATGCGCTTGAGGCTGGCAGCAGTCATGACCGCAGTCCGATCGCTTGCGCCAGCGAGCCGGAGATGCGCTCGGCGGCATCGCCGATCACGTCATCGGACAGATGCGCGTACTTTGCCGTCGTCTCCGGCAAGACGTGGCCTAGCAGCTTGCCGATGGTGGCGAGCGGCACATTGTCCATGATGGCGGTCGAGGCGAAGCTGTGCCGCAGATCGTGGACGCGCAAATCGGGCATCGCGCAGCGTCGGCGCAGATTGTACCACCACGGTTCGATGTTGACCGGGTGCTTGCCCCTTGAGTTGACGAACACCAGCGCGTCGTCTTCGCCGCGCTCAAATCCTGCCAGCACCTCAAGCGCCTGAGAGTTGAGCCAGATCACTTTCGGGCCGGTCTTGCTATCGGGCAGCACGAGCCGCGGCGGTTTCACCATTCCCCATCGAAGAAACCTGATCTCGCCCAACCGCGCGCCGGTGAACATCAGCAAACGCAGTATTGAGACCGGAATGGGATGCTCGGCCTCAGCCTCACGCAAAGCCGCACCAAGGCGGCGATACTCTGCAGGTGTGAGGTATCGCTCCATCTTCGGGCGCTTGAAGCGCGGCATCCCCCGGCAAGGGTTCGATCCCTTGCGGCGCATCCGCAGCGCCTCGGCGTATTTCATGAGCGAGGCGAGAACCGGCACGGCGCGGTTGAAGCTCGTTTCGCCTTCCCCGGAGCAACCGTCACGCCAGCGGTGGATGTCGGCGGGCATGATGTCCGCCACCCGCATCGCGCCAAATTCAGGCTCGATGGAAAGCCGCCACGCATTCCGATTGCGCTTGATCGTCGAAGGCTTCCAGACCCGCGAAAGGTCATCCCAATACGTCTCGACGAAATCAGAAAGCGTTGGCGTGGCTTTGACCACGGCACGCTTGGGCAGACCGTCTAGCGCCACCTCGGCAAGAATGCGCCGCGCCTGAGCCCTTGCTATAGAAGCATCGAGTTCATCCGTTCGACCAAGCGAAATCCGGCGATGCTTACCGCGATGTCGTACGCGGACAAACCAGAAGTAATTGCCGCTCGGCCTGACACGCAGGCCGAATCCGGCAAGCTCGGTATCCCAGATGCAGTATTCGGTCTCGCGAAGCGGCAGCTTGCGCCGCGCGAAATTGCCATCGAGCAGTGCCCGGCGCCCGGGCTTTCGCCGCCTGGGGACCATATGGCAATCGTCACTAGCAAAACTGCCCTCAAAAGTCGCGGAATTACCGTCATTTTCGGGGATCGGATGGCCTTCAACAGCATGCCTGCTGCCGAGCACTTCCAGCATCTCACGCACTGATTTTACGGCATTTTTTCCCATACCATGGCAGTCTTACTGCGTAGGGTGTGCTCACGTTTCCAGTTACAGTGGAGAGGCCAGAAAGGCGAGACAAGGTGCTCGCGGGGCTACGCATCGCTTAGAGTTGGATTTGCAGCCTCGCTGGCGTTTGAGGCTGCTTTTAGGCCGCTTGCCGACCGTCAGGTTTCGGGCAGTGAAATAGAGATAGCTGCCCTTCCTCGCGAAGCTCCGGTGAGGCAACTGTCGACCAACTAAATGCGTTCCGCTGCTAGCGCGGGAAGGCCGCTCCTTCCCCAACCGGCCATTCCCGGTTCGTTGATCGGCCTGGCAGCAGTGCTGCCCTCATCTCGCTCATACAGGCTTCTCCGCCGACTTCCGGAAAGCGAAGGTCGCGTCGGCTCAGTTGAGACGGCAGGGTCTGGCCGGAAGCTGCAATTTGCGATCTAGCCTCGGAACGGCGGCTTCCCCGTGCAGTGCCGGTCGCCCGGAATCTACCATTCGGCTACCAACGCAAGAGACGCAATTTCAGTCAATCCGAGCGCTGGCGACCAGTTGTTCGAAATCGGCCAAATTGCGCTGGAAGAAGTGCAGCGCTGGGGCCTCGTACAGCATCATGAATAGATTGCCGTCGATGATGGTGGCTTGGGCAACTCCCCGCCGTTGCAGGTCGTCTGCACCGAGCGTTGTAAATTCGAAGCGGATGCCGTCATGACTAAGGAATTGGACCGGCGCTGCCGAAGTCACCTCGAAGGTGGCCACGCCCTTGCTGATCCGCAGCGAGCTTTCCAGGAAGCTGGGCACGTCGACCAGAAGCATGTTGCCCGAGAACTGCGGCAGCGGCATTTCACGGCGGTTTACTTCACGAAACAATGTATCACCATCGCCGACCTCTGCGAAAAACAGCACGTCGTTTAGTAGCTCGCCGTCAAGCGTCCAGCGCTCGGCACGGTTACCCGGTCGTTGGCTGATGCGGTTCCATTCAATCGTCGGGGTTACGGTGACATCCGAACGCGCTACAGTCACAGCGGCATTGGCCTCAATTAAGCGGTGGGCCGACGCGGCCGCCGGTGTCAGCGCGAACAGCATCGACAGCATCAATCCAAGTTTACGCATTCGTCACTCCTGTACCATAGTGCGGAGCATCGCCGCGTCGGGGGCCTCAGGGGCTTTCTCCAAGTAGGTGCGCAGCGCGTCAGACCCCAGCGCGAGTTCGCCGCTGCGAATCAACGACAGCCCCATTCCGCGCCAGGCTGCGCTCAGATCCGGGTCGAGGTCGAGTGCTCGCCGGTAAAATTCCGCCGCGTTGACCAAGTCACGTGGATGACCCCGGCCGCGGTACAGTTCGCCCCGTGCGAACAGCAGGTCAGCAGTATATTCGTCGCCCGCGATGCGGTTAATCAGATAATCGGTGCCGCCGAAATCGTTCAAAGCAAGCTCGTCGGCGAGGAATTGGGCGACCCACGGTGCCAGCGCGCGGCTATAAGCATCGCGACCTTCATAGTCGCCGCCGGAGACGCGGTTGGCAAGCGTCGCCAGCGTGTCTGCGCGTTCAAGATTGGTCGGATGACTGGCAAAGAACGCCACCCCATTGTAGCGCGATGTGCGGCGACCACGATCGATAGCGGTCTGGTCTGCCTCATTCATCACTGCGCGCCAGACGTCAGCTGCTGCGGCGGGCCGGAAACCGGCCTGCGCGATGTAGCCAAAGCCGAGCATGTCAGCGTCGCGCTCCTGGTTTCGTCGAAAGCTGTACACGCCGCCCAAGACCGCCAGCTGCAAGTCGCGGTTGTTGTTATACGCACCGCCATAGGTCGCTGCGGCCGCGCCCAAGACTGCAGTCCAGGCAAGGAGATCGCTGCCGGACCGCGTATTGCGGTAATTTGCCAGCGTATGGCGAAGTTCGAAATGCGCGAACTCGTGGCCTAGCACCGAAGCCAGCTCGGCTTCATTGCGCATACGCAGCAACAAACCGGTGTTTATTCGCATCGTGCCATTGGGGGTCATCGAGGCGTTAAAGACGGGGACCCGTACAATGTAGATACGCACGTTGCCGCAGCGATCGTCACCCACGGTGCGGCATAATATGCTGCGGATGTAGTCGTTGAGTGCGGGATCGCGGATTACCAGGTCGGCATCGCGGAGCAGGCGTTCGTCTTCATCTGCCATCGTCCACAGTCCACGCTCGTCACGGTCCTGCGGTTGGTAGACGCCCTCGTAAGTTGGCACGGCAAATTCGTCTTGCGCGGTGGCTGCAAACGGGATTGCGAGTGAGATGAGCGCGGCGGCGGCACACGCCCGGCGTAGTACACTCATTCGGCCGCGACCGCGTCATTCGGCAGCAACGGAAAGTCCTCGAAGAGCTGTTCGACGCGGCGCTGCGCCCCATCAATTTCTCGCACGTCTCCGCCCATTTGGAGGTCGGCATTGACCCAAAGTATATTCCCCGTGTGCAGGTCGACCAGCGCAGCGAAGCCCGCGTGGCGGCCCGAAGTCACGCTGACCCCACCTAGCGCGGCAAATACCTGCAACACCTTACGTCCAGTCGAGCCGTAGTGATCCTCGACGTTAATGAACAAGGCATAGTCGGCCTGGGCGGCCCCGGGTAGTTCGCCCACGCCTGATCCGAGCGACCAATCAAAAATATCCTCGCGGTTGTTCGCCTTCTTGGTTTCCAGCCGGTTGCCGACAAAGAACTGATAGTTGACAATCGATTCGGAGACCACGCTGAACAAGGTGATGTAATCATCCACCAGCCGTGCTTCGTCGCCAAACGCCTCGGGGGCGTCAATCAGCGATGCGCCAAACCGCGCTTGGTAATCATCAATAGCCGTGCCGAGATTGTCTCGCGCCAATTCGGTCCAGTCAGCGCGGGGCTCGAACATGCCGCCGGTCGATTGTTCGCCCACCCGAATGCGCGGACGGAAAACCAAAATACGAGCTCCGCCCTGCAGTTGCGTAGCGTCGAAATCGTGTCGTACCGCGCCACGTTCCTGTGCGGCAAGCGGCGCAGGGACGGAAAGCGCCAGCACGGCGGCAAGCATTTTTGTCAGGAAATTCACTGTCACCCCCCCATTTATAGCGATTGTTTAGCTACAGCCATTCCGCTGTCAATCAGCAGAGAATTTGTATCCATGCCTATTGCCTATCGGTGCAGCACTGCCATTTCCTGCTACGCTTGCAGTAGGCCAACCTAATTCTCCTGCTACAGGATTCGCGTTTACCCTTCTGAGGGGGCTGCCTTAGGTGCAGTGCCCATTTCGAGCGGCGCTTCCTAAGTGGCCGAAGGGGAGCGTAAGCCGAATGGCAGCTTTCCGCCTGGACCGTTCCAGAAACCGCTAGTCAGGAATCGGCTCATTCTATGTCATTCTGCGATGCTGATCAGGCGAAAGCTGAATGCCCGCTTTTTTTCAGAACTGCTGTTCGACCACTTGCTTTGGAATGACTGGAAAGTCCCAATGTCGGCCCTCCGGTAGGGCTTTGGTGTATGTCTGCTTTCGGGGGAACAGGTTAAAGTCTCCAACGGCCGGGATTGGGGCGCAAAGCTGCCGTTCTTCAGCGCTCAATCGCCGCGCGGCTCTACCTCCATTCACTTGTCCTGTAAGGGCACAGGCAATGATCTCGCTCTATCTAACGCCCACTCGCGCAAAACGTAATCTGGCGAGCACACCGTACACCGCGAATTCGGGATGCAAGCCGTTGGTTTATATTAATAAATGTGGTTTGGGTGAAAGTCACCCGTCTACGAGTTGAGCGGGTTTGCACCGAACCGCTGGCAACTCGCTCTCCTTTAAGGCATTGGATTGGTGCGGTAATTCCTTACGAGGCTGCAAGTGGTCTGCGATCCGCAGAATTCTGGCTTCCTCGATGTGCTATTGCGGCGCTCTGCTCGCAGGTGAGTTGTTGTCACGGGCCATGACAGACATCGCTCGGAGCGCTAAAAGCCAAGCTTCAAGAAGGGCGCGATGATCTCGCTTGTTCTCAGCCTTTTCCACAGAAGCGCGGTACGCTGGGGGCCAGATTGGGGGCCTTTGAAATCGTTGTTTTCAAAAAGAAAATTGAATTCAATGGCTTGCCCAGCCTATTGGCTTCCCTTCACCGCTCCACCGTTACAATAAGTGACGGGGAGGTTCCTTGCCGGCATTCTTTACCACGCTGATTGCTTGCGTTCTTGCCACGATTGGCGGGCGCGAAGTCGTGTCCACGGCGCGGCTTTCCCACTCGCTGGGGCAGGGCGTGGGCCTGCTGGTGGCGATCTGGGCCAGTTGCATTGCCAGTTCGGCCCTGGCCGCGTGGGTCGGCGGTGTGCTGGCGCCGATGATGGCGCCCGATGCCAAGCAGGTCTTCGCCGCCATGGCCCTGCTGATGGGCGCGGGGGAGCTGGCGCTGCTGCGCCCGCGCAGGAAACCGGCAGAGCCGACCCGGTCTGCCGGGGCGATGCTGCTGGTGCTGCTGGCATCGCAGATCACGGATGCGGCGCGGTTTCTCGTGCTGGCTCTCTCCGTTGCCAATGGCGTGCCGATGCTGGCCGCGGCGGGCGGTGCGCTGGGCAGTGGCATCGTATTGACGTTTGCCTGGGCAATGGGCGCCGAATGGGAAGAACGGTTGCCTCTGGCCGCATTGCGCTGGGCAGCAGCCACTCTTCTGCTGCTGGCCGGGGCCGCCATGTTGTTGATAGGGCTGGGCATTCTTGCGTGATCGACTGAGGCGATCGGTCTCTTCGTGATACTGCGCGAAACCGATCTTGTGGCGCGCCGTTACATCCCCAAATGGAATTCACGAAAGGGGATCAAGATTATGGCAAATACCGGAGACAATTCGAAAGCGGCGCTGGTCGAAGCACTCAATGGCGCGCTGGCCGATCACCTTGCACTCTATCTGAAAACGAAGAATTTTCACTGGCACGTATCGGGCCCGCGTTTCCGCAGCCTGCATCTGATGTTCGATGAACAGGCAGGGGAATTGTTCGGCCTTGTCGATACGATTGCCGAACGTGTTCGCAAGATTGGCGAAAAGACGCTGACCGGACTGGGCTCCGTCTCGAAGGCGACCAACATCGCCGATCAGGACGATATCAATCTGGCTCCGGAAAAAATGATCGAGGAATTGCGGGACGATAATGTGAAGCTGCTGGAACGGCTGAAGACCGTGAAACAGACTTCGGAAGACGCTGGCGACAATGCCACCAACGGCATGGTCGATGACTGGATCGACCAGACCGAGGAACGGATCTGGTTCCTCAGCGAAACGATTAACTGACCCTGTCCCCCCTCCAGGGTCAAATCTGCCCCCGCGGCCATCGCGCCGCGGGGGCTTTGTGTGTAGGGGGCGTTTCATGGCCGAAATCCAATTGATCGAAAATGCAGGCGATTCAGATATCGCCGCCTGGCTCAAGGCCCGCCTGTCTGCCGCGCTGAATGCGCAGGAAGGGCCCGTTGCCATCACGGTGCCCGGCGGTTCCACGCCGTTCCCCATCCTGGAAGAACTGGCTCGGGACGGGCTGGATTGGCAACGCATCGCCGTTTGGCCGGGTGACGATCGTGAAGTGCCGGAAGATCACCCGGCCAGCAATACCGGCAGGATCCGCGCCCTGCTGGAACCGGCAGGGGCCAGGATCGTGCCGCTGGCCACGGGCGAAAACGTCCCGCATTTTGCCGTGGCGTGGCTGGGCATGGGGGCGGACGGGCATATCGCCTCGCTCTTTCCCAATACCGATCCGCAGGTGGATGATCCCCTGCCGATCAGGCGCCTGACGCCCGATCCCCTGCCGCCAGAGGCGCCGTTCGACCGGATTACGCTGACCATCCCCTCTCTGCTCGACAGTGACGAATTGCTGTTCGTCATTCGCGGGGAAGACAAACGGGCCCTGTTCCTTCGCGCCATGGAAGGGAAAGTGGATCTACCAATCGCGCGCCTGCTTGGCGCTGCCCGGCAGAAGGTGACATGCTTCACCTGATACCCGCGCCGCTGCATCGCGCCGCGCTCAGGATCGCTCATCGGCTTCGCGCGCGTTTCCGGCGGCTGGCCCGGCCCCATATTGCCGGCGTTTCGATTATCGGAACGGATCGGCAGGGCCGCGTGCTGCTTGTGCGGCACTCCTATGGTTCGGGCCTGTGGTCCCTTCCGGGAGGCGGGATCGGCAAGGCGGAGGATCCGGAAGC
Proteins encoded in this window:
- a CDS encoding Dps family protein, giving the protein MANTGDNSKAALVEALNGALADHLALYLKTKNFHWHVSGPRFRSLHLMFDEQAGELFGLVDTIAERVRKIGEKTLTGLGSVSKATNIADQDDINLAPEKMIEELRDDNVKLLERLKTVKQTSEDAGDNATNGMVDDWIDQTEERIWFLSETIN
- a CDS encoding site-specific integrase: MLEVLGSRHAVEGHPIPENDGNSATFEGSFASDDCHMVPRRRKPGRRALLDGNFARRKLPLRETEYCIWDTELAGFGLRVRPSGNYFWFVRVRHRGKHRRISLGRTDELDASIARAQARRILAEVALDGLPKRAVVKATPTLSDFVETYWDDLSRVWKPSTIKRNRNAWRLSIEPEFGAMRVADIMPADIHRWRDGCSGEGETSFNRAVPVLASLMKYAEALRMRRKGSNPCRGMPRFKRPKMERYLTPAEYRRLGAALREAEAEHPIPVSILRLLMFTGARLGEIRFLRWGMVKPPRLVLPDSKTGPKVIWLNSQALEVLAGFERGEDDALVFVNSRGKHPVNIEPWWYNLRRRCAMPDLRVHDLRHSFASTAIMDNVPLATIGKLLGHVLPETTAKYAHLSDDVIGDAAERISGSLAQAIGLRS
- a CDS encoding M48 family metallopeptidase, which produces MSVLRRACAAAALISLAIPFAATAQDEFAVPTYEGVYQPQDRDERGLWTMADEDERLLRDADLVIRDPALNDYIRSILCRTVGDDRCGNVRIYIVRVPVFNASMTPNGTMRINTGLLLRMRNEAELASVLGHEFAHFELRHTLANYRNTRSGSDLLAWTAVLGAAAATYGGAYNNNRDLQLAVLGGVYSFRRNQERDADMLGFGYIAQAGFRPAAAADVWRAVMNEADQTAIDRGRRTSRYNGVAFFASHPTNLERADTLATLANRVSGGDYEGRDAYSRALAPWVAQFLADELALNDFGGTDYLINRIAGDEYTADLLFARGELYRGRGHPRDLVNAAEFYRRALDLDPDLSAAWRGMGLSLIRSGELALGSDALRTYLEKAPEAPDAAMLRTMVQE
- a CDS encoding tyrosine-type recombinase/integrase, with product MTAASLKRIVEEALAEVGASVNFRLVPKGKARTTTWLGIEHGFGIRHYPSGRNVYIVQTRMGGRLRTVTIGPASVLTRHQAQMVARRVIAYAQVGRDPATDRKRIRSAPRFDDFLKEYWTRWSPRWKVSTLDSHTRYRRLYLDDAFRGVFIDEVNEEHVTKWFAELNNRTGPGAANRTLEILKHMLNKAEAWGYRLENTNPCRSIRPNRKRQCERFLTVEELGRIGIELAKLRESDDLTARCEGAAITLLLLTGCRKGEILNLHWGDVKGNRLNLRDSKTGPRTVWLGSAAREVIGGIPRHRKLPWLFWNYRYRRHMRDVAWAWKGIRERAGLGQVRIHDLRHTFASHAAMNKETLPMIGRLLGHANHQSTARYAHLDDGHLLDAAQQIGDAVERMCGGNQSLWN
- a CDS encoding 6-phosphogluconolactonase, with the protein product MAEIQLIENAGDSDIAAWLKARLSAALNAQEGPVAITVPGGSTPFPILEELARDGLDWQRIAVWPGDDREVPEDHPASNTGRIRALLEPAGARIVPLATGENVPHFAVAWLGMGADGHIASLFPNTDPQVDDPLPIRRLTPDPLPPEAPFDRITLTIPSLLDSDELLFVIRGEDKRALFLRAMEGKVDLPIARLLGAARQKVTCFT